Proteins from one Podarcis raffonei isolate rPodRaf1 chromosome 1, rPodRaf1.pri, whole genome shotgun sequence genomic window:
- the FNTB gene encoding protein farnesyltransferase subunit beta isoform X3, whose amino-acid sequence MPRWPPCRSIVFSTVRISRVAGWGFFEVYYLVRFGLASTSPCAALSPFQTKVEDIVQEVFDAYKTNHHDAQFVLQREKHFHYLKRGLRQLTDAYECLDASRPWLCYWILHSLELLEEPIPESVTSDVCQFLSRCQSPSGGFGGGPNQYPHLAPTYAAVNALCIIGTEEAYSVINREKLLDYLYSLKQPDGSFIMHIGGEVDVRCQNWEGGIGGVPGMEAHGGYTFCGLAALVILKSEHVLNLKSLLHWVTSRQMRFEGGFQGRCNKLVDGCYSFWQAGLLPLLHRALHAKGDSALSMTHWMFDQEALQEYILLCCQCPAGGLLDKPGKFRDFYHTCYCLSGLSIAQHFGSGDLLHEVVLGVPENRLQPTHPVYNISPDKVVQAVMHFLKKPVPSTKEEPVAN is encoded by the exons ATGCCCCGGTGGCCGCCCTGTAGATCCATTGTGTTCAGCACAGTGAGAATCTCCAGGGTTGCGGGGTGGGGCTTTTTTGAGGTATATTATCTTGTTAGATTTGGTTTAGCCTCTACTTCTCCATGTGCCGCCTTAAGTCCATTTCAG ACAAAAGTAGAAGATATAGTCCAAGAGGTCTTTGATGCTTATAAGACAAATCATCATGACGCGCA GTTTGTTTTGCAGCGAGAGAAACACTTCCACTACCTGAAGAGAGGGCTGAGACAACTGACAGATGCTTATGAG TGTCTAGATGCCAGCCGCCCATGGTTGTGCTACTGGATCTTGCACAGCCTTGAACTCCTTGAGGAACCCATCCCAGAATCTGTAACTTCAGA TGTGTGCCAGTTCCTGAGCCGCTGTCAGAGCCCCAGCGGAGGCTTTGGAGGGGGACCAAACCAGTACCCACATCTTGCTCCAACGTACGCAGCCGTCAATGCTCTCTGCATTATTGGGACTGAAGAGGCATACAGTGTTATCAACAG AGAGAAGCTTCTGGACTATTTGTATTCCCTGAAGCAGCCTGATGGCTCCTTCATCATGCACATAGGGGGAGAGGTGGATGTCAG ATGTCAGAACTGGGAGGGTGGGATCGGTGGCGTCCCTGGCATGGAGGCCCACGGAGGGTACACTTTCTGTGGACTGGCAGCACTGGTCATTCTGAAAAGTGAGCACGTCTTGAATCTGAAAAGCTTATTG CACTGGGTTACAAGCCGCCAGATGCGTTTTGAAGGAGGGTTTCAGGGCCGTTGTAACAAGCTGGTAGATGGCTGCTACTCATTCTGGCAGGCTGGCTTGCTGCCTCTCTTACATCGAGCCCTGCATGCCAAAG GTGACTCTGCCCTCAGTATGACACACTGGATGTTTGACCAGGAAGCGCTTCAAGAGTACATCCTACTATGCTGCCAGTGCCCTGCAGGGGGCCTCTTGGACAAGCCGGGCAA GTTCCGGGATTTTTACCATACCTGCTATTGTCTCAGTGGGCTGTcgatagcacagcattttggcagCGGGGACCTTCTCCATGAAGTAGTGCTAGGAGTGCCAGAGAACCGCCTG CAGCCTACGCACCCTGTGTACAACATCTCCCCTGACAAAGTGGTGCAAGCCGTGATGCACTTCCTGAAGAAGCCTGTTCCAAGTACAAAGGAGGAGCCTGTTGCTAACTGA
- the FNTB gene encoding protein farnesyltransferase subunit beta isoform X2 — MAAAASTQPVADRRRYRRGSTEAGRERLEDDGVRTLTSAEQTKVEDIVQEVFDAYKTNHHDAQFVLQREKHFHYLKRGLRQLTDAYECLDASRPWLCYWILHSLELLEEPIPESVTSDVCQFLSRCQSPSGGFGGGPNQYPHLAPTYAAVNALCIIGTEEAYSVINREKLLDYLYSLKQPDGSFIMHIGGEVDVRSAYCAASVASLTNIITPTLFEGTADWIARCQNWEGGIGGVPGMEAHGGYTFCGLAALVILKSEHVLNLKSLLHWVTSRQMRFEGGFQGRCNKLVDGCYSFWQAGLLPLLHRALHAKGDSALSMTHWMFDQEALQEYILLCCQCPAGGLLDKPGKFRDFYHTCYCLSGLSIAQHFGSGDLLHEVVLGVPENRLQPTHPVYNISPDKVVQAVMHFLKKPVPSTKEEPVAN, encoded by the exons ATGGCGGCCGCCGCTTCTACCCAGCCCGTCGCCGACAGGAGACGCTACCGGCGGGGCAGCACGGAAGCGGGCCGGGAGAGGCTGGAGGACGACGGAGTTCGGACCCTCACTTCAGCTgagcag ACAAAAGTAGAAGATATAGTCCAAGAGGTCTTTGATGCTTATAAGACAAATCATCATGACGCGCA GTTTGTTTTGCAGCGAGAGAAACACTTCCACTACCTGAAGAGAGGGCTGAGACAACTGACAGATGCTTATGAG TGTCTAGATGCCAGCCGCCCATGGTTGTGCTACTGGATCTTGCACAGCCTTGAACTCCTTGAGGAACCCATCCCAGAATCTGTAACTTCAGA TGTGTGCCAGTTCCTGAGCCGCTGTCAGAGCCCCAGCGGAGGCTTTGGAGGGGGACCAAACCAGTACCCACATCTTGCTCCAACGTACGCAGCCGTCAATGCTCTCTGCATTATTGGGACTGAAGAGGCATACAGTGTTATCAACAG AGAGAAGCTTCTGGACTATTTGTATTCCCTGAAGCAGCCTGATGGCTCCTTCATCATGCACATAGGGGGAGAGGTGGATGTCAG GAGTGCGTATTGTGCTGCATCAGTGGCCTCGCTTACCAACATCATCACACCAACTCTCTTTGAAGGGACAGCAGACTGGATAGCAAG ATGTCAGAACTGGGAGGGTGGGATCGGTGGCGTCCCTGGCATGGAGGCCCACGGAGGGTACACTTTCTGTGGACTGGCAGCACTGGTCATTCTGAAAAGTGAGCACGTCTTGAATCTGAAAAGCTTATTG CACTGGGTTACAAGCCGCCAGATGCGTTTTGAAGGAGGGTTTCAGGGCCGTTGTAACAAGCTGGTAGATGGCTGCTACTCATTCTGGCAGGCTGGCTTGCTGCCTCTCTTACATCGAGCCCTGCATGCCAAAG GTGACTCTGCCCTCAGTATGACACACTGGATGTTTGACCAGGAAGCGCTTCAAGAGTACATCCTACTATGCTGCCAGTGCCCTGCAGGGGGCCTCTTGGACAAGCCGGGCAA GTTCCGGGATTTTTACCATACCTGCTATTGTCTCAGTGGGCTGTcgatagcacagcattttggcagCGGGGACCTTCTCCATGAAGTAGTGCTAGGAGTGCCAGAGAACCGCCTG CAGCCTACGCACCCTGTGTACAACATCTCCCCTGACAAAGTGGTGCAAGCCGTGATGCACTTCCTGAAGAAGCCTGTTCCAAGTACAAAGGAGGAGCCTGTTGCTAACTGA
- the FNTB gene encoding protein farnesyltransferase subunit beta isoform X1 — protein MPRWPPCRSIVFSTVRISRVAGWGFFEVYYLVRFGLASTSPCAALSPFQTKVEDIVQEVFDAYKTNHHDAQFVLQREKHFHYLKRGLRQLTDAYECLDASRPWLCYWILHSLELLEEPIPESVTSDVCQFLSRCQSPSGGFGGGPNQYPHLAPTYAAVNALCIIGTEEAYSVINREKLLDYLYSLKQPDGSFIMHIGGEVDVRSAYCAASVASLTNIITPTLFEGTADWIARCQNWEGGIGGVPGMEAHGGYTFCGLAALVILKSEHVLNLKSLLHWVTSRQMRFEGGFQGRCNKLVDGCYSFWQAGLLPLLHRALHAKGDSALSMTHWMFDQEALQEYILLCCQCPAGGLLDKPGKFRDFYHTCYCLSGLSIAQHFGSGDLLHEVVLGVPENRLQPTHPVYNISPDKVVQAVMHFLKKPVPSTKEEPVAN, from the exons ATGCCCCGGTGGCCGCCCTGTAGATCCATTGTGTTCAGCACAGTGAGAATCTCCAGGGTTGCGGGGTGGGGCTTTTTTGAGGTATATTATCTTGTTAGATTTGGTTTAGCCTCTACTTCTCCATGTGCCGCCTTAAGTCCATTTCAG ACAAAAGTAGAAGATATAGTCCAAGAGGTCTTTGATGCTTATAAGACAAATCATCATGACGCGCA GTTTGTTTTGCAGCGAGAGAAACACTTCCACTACCTGAAGAGAGGGCTGAGACAACTGACAGATGCTTATGAG TGTCTAGATGCCAGCCGCCCATGGTTGTGCTACTGGATCTTGCACAGCCTTGAACTCCTTGAGGAACCCATCCCAGAATCTGTAACTTCAGA TGTGTGCCAGTTCCTGAGCCGCTGTCAGAGCCCCAGCGGAGGCTTTGGAGGGGGACCAAACCAGTACCCACATCTTGCTCCAACGTACGCAGCCGTCAATGCTCTCTGCATTATTGGGACTGAAGAGGCATACAGTGTTATCAACAG AGAGAAGCTTCTGGACTATTTGTATTCCCTGAAGCAGCCTGATGGCTCCTTCATCATGCACATAGGGGGAGAGGTGGATGTCAG GAGTGCGTATTGTGCTGCATCAGTGGCCTCGCTTACCAACATCATCACACCAACTCTCTTTGAAGGGACAGCAGACTGGATAGCAAG ATGTCAGAACTGGGAGGGTGGGATCGGTGGCGTCCCTGGCATGGAGGCCCACGGAGGGTACACTTTCTGTGGACTGGCAGCACTGGTCATTCTGAAAAGTGAGCACGTCTTGAATCTGAAAAGCTTATTG CACTGGGTTACAAGCCGCCAGATGCGTTTTGAAGGAGGGTTTCAGGGCCGTTGTAACAAGCTGGTAGATGGCTGCTACTCATTCTGGCAGGCTGGCTTGCTGCCTCTCTTACATCGAGCCCTGCATGCCAAAG GTGACTCTGCCCTCAGTATGACACACTGGATGTTTGACCAGGAAGCGCTTCAAGAGTACATCCTACTATGCTGCCAGTGCCCTGCAGGGGGCCTCTTGGACAAGCCGGGCAA GTTCCGGGATTTTTACCATACCTGCTATTGTCTCAGTGGGCTGTcgatagcacagcattttggcagCGGGGACCTTCTCCATGAAGTAGTGCTAGGAGTGCCAGAGAACCGCCTG CAGCCTACGCACCCTGTGTACAACATCTCCCCTGACAAAGTGGTGCAAGCCGTGATGCACTTCCTGAAGAAGCCTGTTCCAAGTACAAAGGAGGAGCCTGTTGCTAACTGA